One window of Streptomyces sp. SUK 48 genomic DNA carries:
- a CDS encoding NAD(P)/FAD-dependent oxidoreductase — translation MTTDVTIIGAGLGGLTLARVLHLHRIPVTVYEAEPSPAARAQGGLLDIHDYNGQLALETAGLTDEFRAVVLEGRQAMRVLRTDGSVLFEQSDDGTGTRPEVQRGELRRVLLDSLPPGTVRWGRKVTRARALGGGRHEVAFADGTRVDTHLLVGADGAWSRVRPLLTAAVPAYTGRSVVETYLYDAATRHPATAKAVGGGSMIVPTRGREIFAHRERDDTLHAYVGLTRDQDWFAAVDFTDPAAAAARIAAEFSGWAPELTALITATDTAPALRLLHALPAGTRWDRVPGVTLLGDAAHLAAPNGEGANLAMLDGAELGRALAARPADTQAALAAYEQAMFERARESDQILGLDPGDLTAEDLAAAFTRESARHEQP, via the coding sequence GTCTACGAGGCGGAACCCTCACCGGCCGCCCGCGCACAGGGCGGACTGCTCGACATCCACGACTACAACGGCCAGCTGGCCCTGGAGACAGCCGGTTTGACGGACGAGTTCCGGGCCGTCGTCCTGGAGGGCCGGCAGGCGATGCGGGTCCTGCGCACGGACGGGTCCGTCCTGTTCGAGCAGAGCGACGACGGCACCGGCACACGCCCCGAGGTGCAGCGCGGCGAACTGCGGCGGGTCCTCCTCGACTCGCTGCCGCCCGGCACCGTCCGCTGGGGCCGCAAGGTCACCCGCGCCCGCGCCCTGGGCGGGGGCCGCCACGAGGTGGCCTTCGCCGACGGCACGCGCGTGGACACACACCTGCTGGTCGGCGCGGACGGCGCCTGGTCCCGCGTCCGCCCCCTGCTCACCGCGGCCGTGCCCGCATACACCGGCAGGTCGGTCGTGGAGACCTACCTGTACGACGCCGCGACCCGCCACCCGGCCACCGCGAAGGCGGTCGGCGGCGGCTCGATGATCGTGCCCACACGGGGCCGGGAGATCTTCGCCCACCGGGAGCGCGACGACACCCTGCACGCCTACGTCGGCCTGACCCGCGATCAGGACTGGTTCGCCGCCGTCGACTTCACCGACCCCGCAGCGGCCGCCGCGCGGATCGCGGCCGAGTTCTCCGGCTGGGCGCCGGAACTCACCGCGCTGATCACCGCCACCGACACCGCCCCGGCCCTGCGCCTCCTGCACGCCCTGCCGGCCGGCACCCGCTGGGACCGCGTCCCCGGCGTGACCCTCCTCGGCGACGCCGCGCACCTCGCCGCTCCCAACGGCGAGGGCGCCAACCTGGCCATGCTCGACGGCGCCGAACTCGGCCGGGCGCTGGCCGCCCGCCCCGCCGACACGCAGGCCGCGCTCGCCGCCTACGAGCAGGCCATGTTCGAACGCGCCCGGGAGTCCGACCAGATCCTCGGCCTGGACCCCGGCGACCTCACGGCCGAGGACCTGGCCGCCGCGTTCACCCGCGAGTCCGCCCGCCACGAACAGCCCTGA